The DNA window CGAGGACGGCCGCGCGGTCATCCTGGCCCGGGCCGTCACCAGCCCGGCCGACCTGCACGGGATGATCGCCGCCCGCGGGATCGTCACCGCGACCGGCGGGTCCACCAGCCATGCCGCCGTCGTCGCGCGGGCTCTGGGGACCTGCTGCGTCGTCGGTGCCGGGGACCTGCAGATCGACGCGGCCGCCCGCACCGTGACCGTCGCCGGCCACACCGTCGCCGAGGGCGACGAGGTCTCCCTGGACGGCTCGACCGGCGAGCTGTTCACCGGGAGCTTCGCGGTGGCCACCGCCGCCGCGGCCACGACGGCGATGGACGCGCTGCTGGGCGTCGCCCGGCGGGCCTCCGGGTGCGAGGTCCTCAGCCGGGTCACCCTGGTCGACGACGTCGAGGCGGCCCGTTCCGCCGGGGCCGACGGACTGGTCACCGCGATCGATGACGTCCTCGCCGCCACCGGGCACCTCGACGGGCTCATCGATCACCTGCTGGCCGCGCCCGGACCGGGTGCCCCCGAGTTCGACGACTTCGCCGAACTGATCGCCCGCGAGATGACGCCGCTGCTCCGAGCGGCCGGTGACATCGCGATCGGCGTCCGCGCCATCGATCTGGTCGCCGACGAATCCCGCGAGCTGCTCCAGCAGACCGCGGTGACCACCCGGCACCCGGAGCTATCGCTGCCGCTGGGGCGGCTGGCCCTCATCGAGGCCCAGCTGGCCGGGCTGCACCGGGCGGTCGCCGCCGTCGACGGAACCCCCCGGGTGCACCTGGCCGTGCGGCACCTCACCGACCCCGCGGAGGCGCAGCTGCTGCGCGACACCGCGGACCGCATCGCCCCGGGCATCGCTGTCGGTTCCTACCTGACCAGCCCGCGGGGGATCGACCGGATCGACGGTATCGCCGCGGCCGGCGACGTCGTGTGGGTGGAGACGCGCGCCCTGCAGGCCGCGCTGTTCGGTCTGCCGGCCCGGCTCCTGCTGACCGCCGAACCGCTGGACGAGTACGTGCGCCGCGGCCTGCTGGCCACCGATCCGCGGACCACCCTGGACCCTGTCGCCGAACGCCTGCTCGCCGACGTCGCCGCCATCGACGGCCGGAACGGCGTGCGGGTCGGCGTGCGCATCTCGGGCGAGGTCAGCCAGGGCCTGGTGTCCCAACTCCACGCACTCGGCTTCCGCCGGTTCGCCATCTCGACCGGCGAGACCCGCCCCCTGCAGGTGGCGTTGGGACGAGCCGCGACCGGGCGCTGACGCCACCGCCGGCCGGGCCGGGGACCGCGCACCTCCTGCACAGCGGTCCCCGGCCCGTTGCGGCACCCCGAGGTGACCGGCGGGCCGATCAGGGCTGCGGCGGCCGTGACTCCAGGAGCCCGTCGCGCAGCCGAGCGATGAGAACGTCGTCGATACCCCGGGCGTTGGCCCAACCCACCGCCCCGCCGGGGATGGCGTCGACGGCCGCGAGGAAACCGATCATGGTGTGCTTTTCGGCGCGGTAGACCTCGGCCGGCACCCGGGTGAGGTGGTCGCGGTAGCGGGGCCACTCCAGGAAGCGTTGGACGATGCGGGGCATGTTCGGCGCCGTCCGCAGATAGTCGGCGACGATCGCATCGTCCGGCACGCCGAGCAGCCGCAGCAGTAGCGCGGTGACCAGGCCGGTCCGGTCCTTGCCGGCCGCACAGTGCACGACGAGCGGACGCCCCGCCTGCACGCACACGACGCGCAGCGCGGTGGCCAACGCCGAGTCCGGGCTGTGCAGATGATCGAGGTAGAAGCCGACGGTCTGTTCCTTCTCCGGCCGGTCGCTCGGCGCCAGGTCCTGCAGAGGGGCGTTCAGGTAACAGACGCCGGTGTTCGCCAGCGGCCCCCGCCCCTCGGCCACGGCCTCGCGCCCCATCCGGAGGTCGACGAGGAGTTCGATCCCCCAGTGGTCGACCAGGCGGGCGACGTCATCGTCGGTGAGGGCCTGCAGGGTGTCGCTGCGGAACAGCACCCCCGGTCGGATGCGCCGCCCGTCGGACGTGGTCAGGCCGCCGAGATCGCGAAAGTTGAAGGCACCCCGGATGTCCGGGGCGCCGGCCGGGTGCGTCGACATCCCGGTCACCGGGTCGGGCAGATGCGACGCAATGCCGCCATCAGCTCGTCGGCCGCCGCGGTCGACGGACGGCTCGGCCTCGACGACGAGGCGTTGGCGGGACGCCGGGCTGGTTCACCCGCCACGGGACGGCCGTCGGGGGACACGGCGGACACCGGGTCGTCGGCGGTTCGCGCCACGGAGACAAGGGCCCGCCGTCGGTCGCGGCGGATGGCGGCCGCGCGGGCGGCGTCGTCCCGCGGGCGGTCGGGGCCAGGACCGGGACCGGCGAAACGGGCCACCGGGCAGCCCTTCCCGCTGCAGTCACATCCGCACCCGCCCCCGGCTTCCGCCTTGTCCGGCACCGCGTCGTTCGTGGCCGCCGGGGTGATCGCCGAGGTCGTGGCACGGCCGGCGGGACGGTGGATCGCCGGGACGGCGCAGGCCCCGCCCGGGGGCCGGGACGCGGCGTCACCCAACAGGTGCGCCGTCAACTCCTGCGGCCACAGCGCGACGAACTCGGCGCCGGCGGCGGTCAGTTCTTCCGCCGAATGCATGCCCCAGGTGACGCCGACCGCCCGGATGCCGACCTCGCGGGCGTCACGGACGTCGCCGGCCGTGTCGGTGACCAGCACGGTGCTCGCCGAATCCGCGTCCCGGCGGGGGTCGGCCTCGTCGTAGTCGGCGGCGCAGCGCCGCCCGAACCCGGTGCCCGCGTCGGCCAGGAAACTCCGCATGGCGGTGCGCTTGTCGGGGGTGACGTCGCCACCGAACACGTGCGCGAAGCAGAAGGCCAGGTCATTGGCCACCAGCACGCGGCGCAGAACGGCCATCGCGTTCGACGACATCACCGCCAGGGTGCAGTCACTGGCCAGTCGACGGACGACCTCGGCGACCCCGGGCACCAGCGGCGGCGTGTACTCCGTCCGCAGCAGGTCCAGGAACGCCGCGTTGACCTCGGCGGCGTGCGCGTCGTCGCGGCACAGCTCGCGGATCGAGGCGAAGACGTTGCCCCGGAACAGCCGGTAGTACTGCTCCGGCTCGTCCACCCCCAGTTCGAACCGGTCGCTGATGCGTCGGAAGATCTCCCACGACGCCACCCGCGTCTGCACCAGCGTGCCGTCGAGGTCGAAGATCACCGCCCGCACCGGGGCCGCCGGGCGACCGTCCGCCACGCCGCTCAGCTCCCCGAATCGTGCAGGCGCTGGTAGACCCGTCCCAGTTCGCCCATGCCCACGAAGTCCATGGCCTCGCCCCAGCCGACCCGGCCGTCGGACTCCCACCGCAGCAGGCTGTTGTGGCCCACCACCCCGGGCTGGGACTGCCACGGGAACGTGGTCACCGCACGGCCCTCGACATCCCAGGTGCGGTCTGAACTGTCAGTCACCGACAGGGTCACGTGCTCGGGGTAGAAACCCTCCCGGCGGGTGCGGCCGCGGCCCGCCTTGAGCCCGTACACGACGCCGTCCCGGAGCACGTAACCGTGGGTCAGGGTGAGATCGCCGGCGGCGTCGGGGCCGTCGTCGGTGGAGAAGTCGAACAGGGCGTGCACCACCAGGTCCGGACCGAAGTGGGCGTGCATCCAACTCAGCCGCGACGTCTGGCGTTCGGCCCGCACCCCCCAGCTGTGGTCCATCGTCGACACGCAGTCGATCGGGGTGCGCACCCCGCGCAGCACGATCTCGCCCTCGTAATGGCCCGACTGGTCGAAGTGGCCGGCGTAGGCGTGCCCCCAGGTCAACGACATGTCCCGCCGGGCCGCCATCGGATCCTGGTCCGGGTCGTTGATGTCGTAGGGCTCCATCAGTGCCGTGTACCGGAAGTGCAGCTCCAGACCGGCGGCC is part of the Nakamurella flava genome and encodes:
- a CDS encoding DUF7064 domain-containing protein translates to MIRPEDAQFHPPTCDDPLWAETNYFGLYAGQDTERPMNIGVYGLFREPLGVVGSTVSVNSRRVTMPWAADYWDAWEHLVVPQPSNLLDYSLANGLRVRCSDPNRVWDVDFSDPAAGLELHFRYTALMEPYDINDPDQDPMAARRDMSLTWGHAYAGHFDQSGHYEGEIVLRGVRTPIDCVSTMDHSWGVRAERQTSRLSWMHAHFGPDLVVHALFDFSTDDGPDAAGDLTLTHGYVLRDGVVYGLKAGRGRTRREGFYPEHVTLSVTDSSDRTWDVEGRAVTTFPWQSQPGVVGHNSLLRWESDGRVGWGEAMDFVGMGELGRVYQRLHDSGS
- a CDS encoding HAD family hydrolase; the encoded protein is MADGRPAAPVRAVIFDLDGTLVQTRVASWEIFRRISDRFELGVDEPEQYYRLFRGNVFASIRELCRDDAHAAEVNAAFLDLLRTEYTPPLVPGVAEVVRRLASDCTLAVMSSNAMAVLRRVLVANDLAFCFAHVFGGDVTPDKRTAMRSFLADAGTGFGRRCAADYDEADPRRDADSASTVLVTDTAGDVRDAREVGIRAVGVTWGMHSAEELTAAGAEFVALWPQELTAHLLGDAASRPPGGACAVPAIHRPAGRATTSAITPAATNDAVPDKAEAGGGCGCDCSGKGCPVARFAGPGPGPDRPRDDAARAAAIRRDRRRALVSVARTADDPVSAVSPDGRPVAGEPARRPANASSSRPSRPSTAAADELMAALRRICPTR
- a CDS encoding tyrosine-protein phosphatase, with the protein product MSTHPAGAPDIRGAFNFRDLGGLTTSDGRRIRPGVLFRSDTLQALTDDDVARLVDHWGIELLVDLRMGREAVAEGRGPLANTGVCYLNAPLQDLAPSDRPEKEQTVGFYLDHLHSPDSALATALRVVCVQAGRPLVVHCAAGKDRTGLVTALLLRLLGVPDDAIVADYLRTAPNMPRIVQRFLEWPRYRDHLTRVPAEVYRAEKHTMIGFLAAVDAIPGGAVGWANARGIDDVLIARLRDGLLESRPPQP